Proteins co-encoded in one Zalophus californianus isolate mZalCal1 chromosome 9, mZalCal1.pri.v2, whole genome shotgun sequence genomic window:
- the LOC113922840 gene encoding olfactory receptor 9K2, whose amino-acid sequence MDGRGTRNHSEVTDFILVGFKVHPELHILLFLLFLLVYAMILLGNVGMMTIIMTDPRLNTPMYFFLGNLSFIDLFYSSVIAPKAMINFWSESKSISFAGCVTQLFLFALFIVAEGFLLAAMAYDRFIAICNPLLYFVQMSTRLCSQLVAGSYFCGCVSSILLTSVTFTLSFCASRAIDHFYCDYRPLQRISCSDLYFHKIVSFFLCSIIILPTIIVIIVSYMYIVSTVLKIRSTEGRKKAFSTCSSHLGVVSVLYGAIIFMYFIPDRFPELSKVASLCYTLVTPMLNPLIYSLRNKDVKEALRKILGKKIFLFNSILTVI is encoded by the coding sequence ATGGATGGCAGGGGGACAAGGAATCACTCAGAAGTGACTGACTTCATCCTTGTGGGCTTCAAGGTCCACCCAGAACTCCACATTCTCCTCTTCCTGCTGTTTCTGCTTGTGTATGCCATGATCCTTCTAGGGAATGTTGGGATGATGACCATTATTATGACTGATCCGCGGCTGAACACACCAATGTATTTCTTCCTAGGCAACCTCTccttcattgatctcttctattcTTCTGTTATTGCACCCAAGGCTATGATCAACTTCTGGTCTGAGAGCAAGTCCATCTCCTTTGCAGGTTGTGTGACCCAGCTGTTTCTTTTTGCCTTGTTCATTGTGGCTGAGGGATTTCTCTTGGCGGCCATGGCTTATGACCGCTTCATTGCCATCTGCAACCCACTCCTCTACTTTGTCCAGATGTCAACTCGTCTCTGCAGTCAGTTGGTGGCTGGTTCCTATTTTTGTGGCTGCGTCAGCTCGATTCTTTTGACCAGCGTGACATTTACTTTGTCCTTTTGTGCTTCCCGAGCCATTGACCACTTTTACTGCGATTACCGTCCACTTCAAAGGATTTCTTGCTCTGATCTCTACTTTCATAAgatagtttcctttttcttatgcAGCATTATTATTTTGCCTACCATAATTGTCATTATTGTGTCCTATATGTATATTGTGTCCACAGTTCTAAAGATAAGATCCACTGAGGGACGTAAGAAAGCCTTCTCCACTTGCAGCTCTCACCTCGGAGTCGTGAGTGTACTGTATGGTGccatcatttttatgtatttcatccCTGACAGATTTCCTGAGCTGAGTAAAGTGGCTTCCTTATGTTACACCTTAGTCACTCCCATGTTGAATCCCTTGATTTACTCCCTGAGAAACAAAGATGTCAAAGAAGCTCTGAGAAAGATCctggggaagaaaatatttttatttaattctatattAACAGTGATATAA